One Solanum pennellii chromosome 10, SPENNV200 genomic region harbors:
- the LOC107032201 gene encoding 40S ribosomal protein S25-2 translates to MAPKKEKAPPPSSKPAKSGGGKQKKKKWSKGKQKEKVNNMVLFDKGTYDKLITEAPKYKLITPSVLSDRLRISGSLARKAIRELMAKGLIRMVSAHASQQIYTRATNT, encoded by the coding sequence ATGGCACCTAAGAAGGAAAAGGCTCCTCCACCGTCTTCCAAGCCCGCCAAGTCCGGTGGTGGcaagcagaagaagaagaagtggaGCAAGGGAAAGCAAAAGGAGAAGGTGAACAACATGGTTTTGTTCGATAAGGGTACATACGACAAGCTTATCACTGAAGCACCCAAGTATAAGCTTATCACTCCTTCCGTCCTCTCTGACCGTTTGAGGATTAGTGGATCCCTTGCCAGGAAGGCAATCAGGGAATTGATGGCTAAAGGTTTGATCAGGATGGTGTCTGCTCATGCTAGCCAGCAGATTTACACCCGAGCTACAAACACCTAA
- the LOC107031984 gene encoding uncharacterized protein At4g38062-like codes for MDKVYEELDVVKGEVEKLREECRTKTEMTESLRKAHIDQLSKLQEAKLEIDRQANELFVKSEEIFEIKKLYDDIKSNLHEKESCVQNLSSAHEKLQLDYGKKIGKLEVQNKDLVLALDEATSKFQDLEMQISASNKEINALKQIMSVRQEIYVESELKTRASKDLKDGDAIIQKLDEENRIAKDQLKWKSEQFKHLEEAHKRNHDQFKTSKVEWVREKSAMLEEISSLQARLDSQTQISEDLQSQLSMSNQALAHRESRRKILEIELSEFRSRFHDISLECHEANSKLENLTIKRDEEIGELRNILQTKEALFKDTKCKNLQLEQENQDLRRSLKELQESQLQGTATSVLKKLQSNYQYLKQLHKKCSLNLKEKEVEWSSQIRKVAEDMKRCMSELNGKEKHIDELEKELEDCRDACDVLTGEISVLILVLKSEFHTGRKELSRANAEQEPNSKSLVHQKSEQATVLEAQLIEYKKMLEESSDCQVQLREQVLKLGNALKDASAASEEAKDDLAKAREEVKESKLELEKWKAEAGNLKDYLEGNQFSQKQEKEILLGILKEGEAKINELQQQITEAELKIVERTEAANDLNQEKRQYYQIAEDKDNTIEILQTKISCLEQKLADKDLQNEQIQSDVRKAFDQEKENILLNLKEKDRKIQDILKQAKDLEEDMTCKEVAFTALITAEGLKLLEIKEKNKVIAELELKLGDTHQKLEVLNKSLSDSRQTKEQLEILLQESKKESEELNTHFGNERMHLEARIQELESHKNDVLEENKKFFVGREELLVQMQGIHGRMSELCCEDVELVRHLDKILENPEEENEHQHSNLGRGHHSRTPFSTAKIGTDERTPLVELNC; via the coding sequence ATGGACAAAGTTTATGAGGAGCTAGATGTTGTTAAAGGTGAGGTGGAAAAGCTCAGAGAAGAATGCCGGACCAAAACAGAGATGACGGAGAGTTTGAGGAAAGCTCACATTGATCAATTATCAAAACTTCAAGAAGCTAAGTTGGAGATCGATAGACAGGCAAATGAACTATTTGTTAAATCTGAGGAAATATTTGAGATCAAGAAACTCTACGATGACATCAAGTCCAATTTACATGAGAAAGAGTCATGTGTCCAGAATCTTAGCTCTGCTCATGAGAAGCTGCAACTAGATTATGGGAAGAAAATTGGGAAGTTGGAAGTACAAAACAAGGATTTGGTGTTGGCTCTGGATGAAGCAACATCCAAATTTCAAGATTTAGAAATGCAGATTTCCGCAAGTAATAAAGAAATCAATGCTCTTAAGCAAATCATGTCAGTTAGGCAGGAAATATATGTTGAATCAGAGCTAAAAACAAGGGCATCCAAAGATCTGAAAGATGGAGACGCCATTATCcaaaaacttgatgaagaaaatAGGATTGCAAAAGATCAGTTGAAGTGGAAGAGTGAACAGTTCAAACACCTTGAAGAAGCTCACAAAAGAAACCATGATCAGTTTAAAACCAGTAAGGTGGAGTGGGTCCGGGAAAAGTCAGCAATGCTTGAAGAGATCTCTTCATTGCAAGCAAGATTGGATTCTCAGACTCAAATCTCAGAAGACCTCCAAAGCCAATTAAGCATGAGTAACCAAGCTTTAGCTCATCGAGAAAGCAGAAGAAAAATTCTGGAAATTGAACTTTCTGAGTTTAGATCACGATTCCATGATATCTCTTTAGAGTGCCACGAAGCAAACTCAAAGCTTGAGAACTTGACCATCAAGAGGGATGAAGAAATTGGAGAGTTAAGAAACATACTCCAAACGAAAGAAGCACTGTTCAAGGATacaaaatgcaaaaatttacAGCTTGAACAGGAAAATCAAGATTTACGAAGATCTCTCAAAGAGCTTCAAGAGTCTCAACTCCAGGGTACTGCCACTTCTGTACTTAAGAAACTGCAAAGCAATTACCAGTATTTGAAGCAATTACACAAGAAATGTTCCTTAAACCTCAAAGAAAAGGAAGTTGAATGGAGCTCTCAGATAAGAAAAGTGGCAGAAGATATGAAAAGGTGCATGTCTGAGTTAAACGGTAAAGAAAAACACATAGATGAGCTAGAAAAGGAGCTGGAAGATTGCCGTGATGCATGTGATGTTCTTACTGGAGAGATATCTGTGTTAATCTTGGTTTTGAAATCAGAATTTCATACTGGTCGCAAGGAGCTCTCTAGAGCCAACGCGGAACAAGAGCCAAATAGCAAAAGTTTGGTACATCAAAAGAGTGAACAAGCAACCGTTTTAGAGGCACAACTGATTGAGTACAAAAAGATGCTTGAAGAGTCATCTGATTGCCAAGTTCAACTCAGGGAGCAGGTGTTGAAATTGGGTAATGCTCTCAAAGATGCTTCTGCTGCTTCAGAAGAAGCTAAAGATGACCTGGCCAAAGCAAGGGAAGAAGTCAAAGAAAGCAAACTTGAACTagagaagtggaaagctgaagcaGGAAATCTTAAAGACTACCTTGAAGGGAACCAATTTTCCCAAAAGCAAGAGAAGGAGATCTTACTTGGGATTTTAAAGGAGGGAGAAGCCAAAATTAATGAGCTACAGCAACAGATTACAGAAGCAGAGTTGAAGATTGTTGAAAGAACAGAGGCAGCGAATGATTTAAATCAGGAGAAGCGACAATACTATCAAATTGCAGAAGACAAGGATAACACCATAGAAATTCTTCAAACTAAGATTTCTTGCTTGGAGCAAAAGTTGGCTGATAAAGACCTTCAGAATGAGCAAATACAATCAGATGTGCGGAAGGCTTTTGATCAGGAGAAGGAGAACATCTTGCTGAATCTGAAAGAGAAAGACAGGAAAATACAAGATATTCTCAAACAGGCCAAAGATTTAGAGGAAGATATGACATGTAAAGAAGTTGCTTTTACAGCTTTGATTACTGCTGAGGGTTTAAAATTACTTGAGATTAAAGAGAAAAACAAGGTGATTGCCGAGTTAGAGCTGAAATTGGGTGATACACATCAGAAATTGGAAGTCTTAAATAAATCTTTGTCTGATTCAAGACAGACCAAGGAGCAGCTGGAAATATTGTTGCAAGAAAGTAAAAAGGAATCGGAAGAGCTAAACACTCATTTTGGCAATGAACGGATGCACTTGGAGGCCCGAATTCAGGAGCTTGAGTCCCACAAAAATGATGTGcttgaagaaaataagaaattctTTGTAGGTAGGGAGGAATTACTAGTACAAATGCAAGGAATACATGGAAGAATGAGTGAATTATGCTGTGAAGATGTTGAACTTGTAAGACATTTGGATAAAATATTGGAGAACCCCGAGGAAGAGAATGAGCATCAACATAGTAATTTAGGGAGAGGCCACCATTCTAGAACTCCCTTTTCAACTGCCAAAATAGGAACTGATGAAAGAACTCCATTGGTAGAGCTCAACTGTTAG